In Haematobia irritans isolate KBUSLIRL chromosome 1, ASM5000362v1, whole genome shotgun sequence, a genomic segment contains:
- the LOC142220814 gene encoding protein TAPT1 homolog gives MASKKLRFRGEMQFSGNSRIDELQNDEMDALLGSSSGSVVNNSDAKSNKETENPEEGVFPSFMDFFKLEMTRGYLLEHDEERYTARRKKIYSFMRIPRDLERFMVYGIMQCADSFLYIHTFLPVRFALAVWGMLTRPIASCLGLRRRTQRLLTPAEICDLLKGSIWIAVTLLMLSVDTNRVYHIIKSQSIIKLYLFYNMLEVGDRLLSAFGQDTIDALFWTATEPKTSKREHFGLITHILFTLIYVVLHSFLIMFQATTLNVAVNSNNKGLLTIMISNNFVELKGSVFKKFDKNNLFQLTCSDVRERFHLSVLLFIVMIQTMKEFDWSITQFCVMLPDCFSVLITEILIDWIKHAFITRFNELPECIYREYTTSLAYDMTQTRQKHAFSDHSDLVARRMGFIPFPLAVVLIKAIYSAVSFDNVAAWILFSLAYAFALGLRICLTICALGKACKLMKEHQDEKSGSTPSSMTNVPPVGSTTSKTSSSASTNLPGSPAPSRHRNDMATSPTHPSASMNISSHFPLQRSITTDLSSTMSSSTSTPKQTINKNNPNNASCSSAPSVLNKTSVITTSPTSSSKNAIITITHNDIELDVKSSLELGATALFSNSDVDLDDVCLNENVLDTNTTTTTGFVEEALARSEPDLQQPSSVNTTPPASSVSKQTNNVKPTRLVRRTHKRSESEPSMQSIVGGGCSSESSGSSSPSAHRHHHQA, from the exons ATGGCTTCGAAAAAGTTACGATTCCGTGGAGAAATGCAATTCTCGGGTAATAGTCGGATAGATGAGCTACAAAACGATGAAATGGATGCACTGTTGGGTTCTTCTAGTGGGAGTGTGGTCAACAATAGTGATGCAAAATCAAATAAAGAAACGGAAAACCCCGAGGAAGGGG TGTTTCCATCATTTATGGATTTTTTCAAGTTGGAAATGACTCGTGGCTACTTGCTGGAGCATGATGAAGAACGTTATACGGCCCGTCGTAAGAAAATCTATTCGTTTATGCGTATTCCCCGCGATCTGGAACGCTTTATGGTCTATGGAATAATGCAATGTGCCGATTCTTTTctttacatacatacatttttgcCGGTTCGTTTTGCATTGGCTGTTTGGGGAATGTTGACCCGGCCCATTGCCAGTTGTTTAGGTTTGAGGAGAAGAACACAACGTCTTTTGACACCAGCCGAAATTTGTGATTTGCTGAAGGGTTCCATATGGATTGCGGTGACTTTGCTAATGTTGTCAGTGGATACCAATCGAGTGTACCACATCATCAAGAGTCaatcaattataaaattgtatttattttacaatatgTTGGAGGTCGGTGATCGTTTACTATCCGCTTTTGGTCAAGATACTATAGATGCTTTATTTTGGACAGCCACAGAACCAAAGACATCGAAGAGAGAACATTTTGGCTTAATAACCCATATTTTGTTTACCCTAATCTATGTGGTGCTCCATAGCTTTTTGATAATGTTTCAG GCAACCACTTTAAATGTCGCTGTCAACTCAAACAACAAGGGCTTGCTCACGATTATGATTTCCaataattttgttgaacttaagggttccgttttcaaaaaattcgataaaaataatcttTTCCAATTGACCTGCAGTGATGTACGCGAGAGATTTCATCTATCCGTCTTATTGTTCATTGTTATGATACAAACAATGAAAGAATTCGATTGGAGCATAACACAATTTTGTGTTATGTTACCCGATTGTTTTTCGGTGCTAATAACTGAAATACTAATTGATTGGATTAAACATGCCTTCATAACACGATTTAATGAGCTACCAGAATGCATTTATCGTGAATATACCACAAGTTTGGCTTACGATATGACACAAACACGACAAAAACATGCATTTTCCGATCATTCAGACTTGGTGGCTAGACGTATGGGATTTATACCATTCCCTTTGGCTGTGGTTTTGATTAAGGCCATCTATTCGGCGGTGTCTTTTGATAATGTAGCTGCTTGGATACTGTTTTCATTGGCTTATGCTTTTGCTTTAGGCCTAAGAATATGCCTAACTATTTGTGCATTGGGCAAGGCTTGTAAGTTGATGAAGGAACATCAAGATGAAAAAAGTGGTTCAACTCCAAGTTCCATGACAAATGTACCTCCTGTGGGTAGTACAACGTCGAAAACATCATCGTCAGCATCAACAAATCTACCAGGTTCTCCGGCCCCAAGTCGGCATCGCAACGATATGGCTACATCACCCACACATCCTTCGGCATCCATGAACATTAGCAGTCATTTTCCTTTACAAAGATCCATTACAACTGATCTGTCTTCAACTATGTCATCATCGACATCTACACCCAAACAGacaattaacaaaaataatccCAATAATGCTTCCTGTAGTAGTGCTCCAAGTGTTCTAAATAAAACCTCGGTAATAACAACATCACCTACTTCTTCCTCCAAAAATGCAATTATTACCATTACACACAATGATATAGAATTGGATGTGAAAAGTTCCTTGGAATTGGGAGCAACAGCATTATTTTCCAATAGTGATGTGGATTTAGATGATGTTtgccttaatgaaaatgttttggaTACTAATACGACAACTACAACAGGATTTGTAGAAGAAGCTTTGGCACGTAGCGAGCCGGATTTGCAACAACCTTCAAGTGTCAATACAACGCCACCAGCATCTAGCGTTtcgaaacaaacaaataatgtGAAACCGACACGTCTTGTAAGACGTACTCATAAACGTTCCGAATCGGAACCAAGTATGCAGAGTATAGTAGGTGGTGGCTGCTCATCGGAATCAAGTGGATCATCATCACCCTCGgcccatcgtcatcatcatcaggcGTAG
- the CheA87a gene encoding chemosensory protein A 87a, with amino-acid sequence MDNLPLPLSIWKIIKTSRYTLDQLNCSLITYQIEMGFRIHPLLVLGLIYCLWGTINAQEEKKDLKIVLDKLEKINDAEHILKTDLKFEKDEADNEVKISGTVEQMLDLGDEHKITINISHCNTEDGEFKTIVSTPAKGVCEVMQNQYKKYFYDTLKDYCSNAPDPEKCPVTKDKYEVTKYPLDSSKFKKYLRPGYYHVVTTLFHDDKEVLQYRVEAHTEEE; translated from the exons atggACAATTTACCATTGCCATTAAGcatttggaaaataataaaaaccagCAGATACACTTTAGATCAACTCAATTGTAGTCTGATCACATATCAAATTGAGATGGGTTTTAGAATTCATCCACTATTGGTGTTGGGGCTAATTTATTGCCTCTGGGGAACCATTAATGCCCAAGAGGAAAAAAAGGACTTGAAAATAGTTTTGgataaattggaaaaaattaacgATGCTGAACACATCTTAAAAACtgatttgaaattcgaaaaggaTGAAGCTGACAATGAGGTGAAAATCAGTGGTACGGTGGAGCAAATGTTAGATTTGGGTGATGAACATAAG ATAACTATCAATATTTCCCATTGCAATACAGAAGATGGTGAATTTAAGACTATAGTTAGTACACCTGCGAAAGGAGTTTGTGAAGTTATGCAAAATCAAtataagaaatatttctatgaCACCTTGAAAGATTATTGCAGCAATGCTCCAGACCCCGAAAAATGCCCCGTGACCAAAGATAAATATGAAGTTACTAAATATCCTTTGGATTCAtcgaaattcaaaaaatatttacgtccaGGTTACTATCATGTTGTGACTACTCTCTTCCATGATGACAAGGAAGTTTTGCAATATCGTGTTGAAGCCCATACGGAAGAGGAATAA